A genomic window from Candidatus Pelagisphaera phototrophica includes:
- the metF gene encoding methylenetetrahydrofolate reductase [NAD(P)H], producing MSKQQTISELLSIGRPLLSVEFFPPKSEESIEPLVGAGKRISTCSPDFVSVTYGAGGSTRDLSATVSKRMKDEVGLNVMPHLTCVGSTQEELGEIVDDFYAEGYRNIMALRGDPPHGQSDFQVTQGGFKYASDLVAFIKDRHPDICLGIASYPEKHPEAVSLDADLDALRIKANAGGSFITTQLFFENAAYFEYIDQVRARGIELPVFPGIMPVLALKQIKRITQLCHSELPAELEAKLSAVESDPEAVRRVGVEWAMRQVEELIEKGAPGVHIYALNKAKSAIEIINAARNA from the coding sequence ATGTCTAAACAACAGACAATCTCAGAACTCTTGTCGATTGGAAGGCCCCTACTTTCAGTCGAATTCTTTCCGCCTAAGTCTGAGGAATCCATCGAGCCACTCGTTGGAGCTGGCAAGCGAATATCCACCTGCAGTCCGGATTTCGTCTCCGTCACGTACGGCGCAGGTGGCAGCACTCGAGACCTGTCGGCCACGGTTAGCAAGCGAATGAAGGATGAGGTGGGCCTCAACGTAATGCCCCACTTGACTTGCGTGGGATCGACCCAAGAGGAACTCGGAGAGATCGTCGACGACTTCTATGCCGAAGGATACCGAAACATCATGGCTCTGCGAGGCGATCCCCCTCATGGCCAGTCTGACTTTCAGGTCACCCAAGGAGGTTTCAAATACGCATCCGATCTAGTGGCTTTCATCAAGGATCGCCATCCTGATATTTGCCTCGGGATAGCCAGCTACCCAGAAAAGCATCCTGAAGCGGTTTCGCTTGACGCGGATCTAGACGCCCTGAGGATCAAGGCCAATGCGGGAGGCTCATTTATAACGACGCAGCTCTTCTTCGAAAACGCAGCGTATTTTGAATACATTGACCAAGTTCGCGCCCGGGGAATTGAGCTTCCCGTTTTTCCGGGAATCATGCCTGTTCTTGCACTTAAACAGATTAAGCGAATCACCCAGCTTTGCCATTCCGAGCTTCCTGCAGAACTGGAAGCGAAACTGAGCGCGGTGGAATCCGACCCCGAAGCCGTCAGAAGAGTCGGTGTTGAATGGGCAATGCGTCAGGTGGAAGAGCTGATTGAAAAGGGCGCTCCCGGAGTGCACATATATGCCTTAAATAAGGCGAAGTCCGCGATCGAGATTATCAACGCGGCAAGAAACGCTTAG
- the rlmN gene encoding 23S rRNA (adenine(2503)-C(2))-methyltransferase RlmN: MKYVPEKQPIYGQSLDSLQNRFAEIGEPRFRAKQVLDWLYKKRARSWEEMSNLPQPLRNRLKQEFEIAPTKRILAKESSDETEKLLLEMGDRSLVETVVIRAPQIGVGQKNSRKTICISTQVGCAYGCRFCASGLAGWKRDLSVGEIVSQLIHVCHLEDETTQRAREEIASFDNIVVMGMGEPMANYENLLPALRILNAPWGLNFGARRITISTSGIVPKILKLTNEPEQFRLAVSLHGATNDVREQIMPINKRYPLEELIPAIERYASTKGRMVTLEFILIEKINDTFEQAEALSKIALKLNAHVNLIPYNTVPGLDWKRPSLTRQDSFYERLKRKGVSTTIRREKGHDIAAACGQLKLKSKQSS; encoded by the coding sequence ATGAAATACGTTCCTGAAAAACAGCCCATCTACGGCCAAAGCCTTGATTCCCTTCAGAATCGCTTTGCTGAAATCGGTGAACCGCGATTCCGGGCAAAACAAGTGCTGGACTGGCTTTACAAAAAGCGAGCTCGATCCTGGGAGGAAATGAGCAACCTGCCCCAGCCCCTGCGAAACCGTCTGAAACAGGAATTCGAAATTGCTCCCACCAAGCGAATCTTAGCCAAAGAGTCCTCGGACGAGACCGAAAAACTCCTCTTGGAAATGGGCGACCGCTCCCTCGTGGAAACCGTTGTCATCCGAGCCCCACAGATTGGTGTCGGCCAGAAGAACTCACGCAAAACCATCTGTATTTCGACTCAAGTCGGCTGTGCCTACGGCTGCCGCTTCTGCGCCTCGGGACTGGCCGGATGGAAGCGCGACCTCAGCGTCGGTGAGATTGTATCCCAGCTCATCCACGTCTGCCACCTCGAGGACGAAACGACCCAAAGAGCCCGCGAGGAAATCGCCTCGTTCGACAATATTGTAGTGATGGGAATGGGAGAGCCCATGGCCAATTACGAGAACCTCCTGCCTGCCCTTCGCATACTCAATGCCCCTTGGGGTCTAAATTTCGGGGCGCGACGCATCACGATCTCCACCTCTGGCATCGTTCCCAAGATCCTCAAGCTTACCAACGAACCAGAGCAATTTCGGCTCGCCGTTAGCCTTCACGGAGCAACCAACGACGTCCGGGAACAAATCATGCCGATCAACAAGCGCTATCCACTCGAGGAACTCATTCCCGCTATCGAACGATATGCTTCAACGAAAGGACGTATGGTCACTCTGGAGTTCATTCTAATAGAAAAAATCAACGACACCTTCGAACAGGCGGAGGCACTCAGCAAAATCGCCCTGAAACTAAACGCCCACGTAAACCTCATACCCTACAACACCGTCCCCGGTCTTGACTGGAAAAGACCTAGCCTAACTCGCCAAGATAGCTTCTACGAACGACTCAAGCGCAAAGGCGTCAGCACCACCATCCGAAGGGAGAAAGGTCATGATATCGCGGCAGCCTGCGGACAACTGAAGCTCAAGTCCAAGCAGTCGTCCTAA
- a CDS encoding 2-oxoglutarate dehydrogenase E1 component, translated as MVTIASRSNADLIESYYEKWKSDPRSVEPQWDAFFEGFELAQKLPPKSKAQGQDSEKASKQMNVSSLIYGYRSLGHSQANLDPLSGPPPNNPNLELSEFGLSESDLDQEFDSGHFLESQNIKLRGLIEALRKTYCSTIGYEYIHIQNREARRWIQQKIEPLQGKINFSEKVKNRILRKIFAAEEFERFLHTRYSGQKRFSLEGGETLIPCLDNALEQCGRLGIKEVVMGMAHRGRLNVLANTLKKSYDFIFEEFGDTYVPNTVAGDGDVKYHLGYDNVIETKEGHRVEMRLASNPSHLEAVNPIVQGKARARQRKRNDTERKKVLPILIHGDAAFAGQGMVAEVLNFSQLPGYRTGGTLHIVVNNQIGFTTTPKEARSTNYCTDIAKMIEAPIFHVNGDDPQAVVFATLLAIEYRQEFQRDVVIDLYCYRKHGHNEADEPAFTSPELYDRIAKHPRISDILSKSLINEGTFTQEKIDSIRREYEASLEQSLERVKKANEQRHHGGNPFAGSTAVFQERFSFSPTETKVSKVTLDTVVSGLTRIPNSANFNKKIQRFLSNRRKAYDNRAGIDWSFAEALAFGTLLLEGTPVRLSGQDSERGTFSQRHAVLHDEKTSDRHVPLLNLSEDQAQFCVYNSLLSEAGVLGFDFGYSIDYPKMLCIWEAQFGDFVNGAQVIIDQFIISSESKWGRLSGIVMLLPHGYEGQGPEHSSARLERFLQSCAEENIQVANLTKPAQYFHILRRQIMRKLRKPLVIMAPKSLLRHKEAVSSWEELEQGAFNEILDDEIEDANAIEKLILCSGKVYYDLIGYRTSNKVSNTAIIRIEQLYPLHSDKLKEIVSRYEKVDSITWCQEESQNMGAWSYIAPLLENLLGRKPRYAGRDSSASPAVGTMSLHKSELETFLHVAFYSKA; from the coding sequence ATGGTAACGATCGCATCGCGCTCCAACGCCGACCTCATAGAATCCTACTATGAAAAATGGAAAAGCGACCCACGCTCCGTCGAGCCTCAGTGGGACGCATTCTTTGAGGGCTTTGAGCTAGCGCAAAAGCTCCCGCCCAAGTCAAAGGCTCAAGGTCAAGACTCCGAAAAGGCCTCGAAGCAGATGAATGTTTCGAGCCTCATCTACGGCTATCGAAGTCTGGGGCATTCCCAGGCAAACCTGGATCCGCTGTCCGGCCCACCCCCGAACAATCCCAATCTGGAACTTTCGGAATTCGGATTGTCCGAGAGCGATCTCGACCAAGAGTTTGACTCCGGACACTTTCTCGAAAGTCAGAACATCAAGCTTCGTGGCTTAATCGAAGCCCTTCGTAAGACCTACTGTTCCACGATTGGTTACGAGTATATTCATATCCAGAATCGCGAAGCGAGGCGATGGATCCAACAGAAGATCGAGCCCCTTCAAGGAAAGATTAACTTCTCCGAAAAAGTAAAGAATCGCATATTGAGAAAGATTTTTGCGGCGGAGGAGTTCGAACGATTCTTGCATACTCGCTACTCAGGGCAAAAGCGATTTTCCCTTGAAGGCGGCGAAACCCTGATTCCCTGCCTCGACAATGCCCTTGAACAATGCGGGCGACTTGGAATTAAGGAAGTCGTCATGGGAATGGCCCACCGTGGTCGTCTCAACGTCCTGGCCAATACGCTGAAAAAGTCGTACGACTTCATTTTCGAGGAGTTTGGCGATACCTATGTCCCCAACACGGTCGCCGGGGACGGCGATGTGAAATATCACCTGGGCTACGACAACGTAATTGAAACCAAGGAGGGGCACAGAGTCGAGATGCGCCTTGCTTCCAATCCATCTCATTTGGAAGCCGTCAACCCCATTGTCCAAGGCAAAGCGCGGGCCCGTCAAAGGAAGCGCAATGACACCGAACGAAAAAAGGTCCTGCCTATTCTAATACATGGCGATGCCGCCTTTGCCGGGCAGGGAATGGTCGCGGAAGTTCTAAATTTCTCCCAGCTACCCGGGTACCGGACCGGCGGCACTTTACACATCGTCGTAAATAATCAGATCGGCTTCACTACCACTCCCAAGGAAGCACGTTCGACCAACTACTGCACCGACATTGCAAAGATGATCGAAGCTCCCATTTTCCACGTCAATGGGGATGATCCACAAGCCGTCGTATTTGCAACCCTCCTCGCCATAGAATATCGTCAGGAATTCCAGAGAGACGTTGTTATCGACCTTTATTGCTACCGAAAGCATGGTCATAATGAAGCGGACGAGCCCGCTTTCACCAGTCCCGAGCTATACGACCGCATCGCAAAACATCCTCGGATTAGTGATATTCTTTCCAAGAGCTTGATTAATGAAGGCACTTTCACTCAGGAAAAAATTGATTCAATCCGCCGTGAGTATGAAGCATCTCTCGAGCAATCACTGGAACGAGTCAAAAAAGCCAATGAGCAAAGGCATCATGGTGGCAATCCATTCGCCGGCTCCACCGCGGTATTTCAAGAACGGTTTTCATTTAGCCCAACTGAGACGAAAGTTAGTAAAGTAACTTTGGATACAGTTGTATCCGGACTGACAAGGATTCCTAACTCGGCAAACTTTAACAAGAAGATTCAACGCTTTCTCTCCAACCGCCGCAAAGCATACGACAATCGAGCTGGCATCGACTGGTCCTTCGCGGAAGCCCTCGCATTCGGCACCCTCCTCCTTGAAGGAACTCCCGTGAGGCTGTCCGGCCAGGACAGCGAACGGGGCACCTTTAGTCAACGACACGCCGTCCTACACGACGAGAAAACCAGCGACCGACATGTACCCCTCCTGAATTTGTCGGAAGATCAGGCCCAATTTTGCGTCTACAACTCTCTTCTTTCTGAAGCGGGTGTTCTGGGGTTCGATTTTGGATACTCGATCGACTACCCGAAGATGCTCTGCATTTGGGAAGCCCAATTTGGCGACTTCGTAAATGGGGCCCAGGTCATCATCGATCAGTTTATCATTTCGAGCGAATCAAAGTGGGGACGACTAAGCGGGATTGTTATGCTGCTCCCTCACGGGTACGAAGGACAAGGTCCTGAGCACTCCTCTGCCCGTCTCGAACGCTTTCTCCAATCCTGCGCGGAGGAAAACATCCAAGTCGCTAATCTCACAAAACCTGCCCAGTACTTTCACATTCTCCGGCGCCAGATTATGCGAAAACTCAGAAAGCCGCTCGTCATTATGGCTCCCAAGTCACTCCTTCGACACAAGGAAGCCGTATCCAGTTGGGAGGAATTGGAACAGGGGGCATTCAATGAAATACTTGATGACGAAATCGAGGACGCCAATGCCATCGAAAAACTTATTCTTTGCTCCGGAAAAGTTTACTACGACTTGATCGGATACCGAACGAGCAATAAAGTCTCTAATACCGCCATCATCAGAATCGAGCAACTGTACCCATTACATAGTGACAAACTAAAGGAAATCGTTTCCCGGTATGAGAAGGTCGATTCCATCACTTGGTGCCAGGAAGAGTCCCAGAACATGGGAGCATGGTCGTACATCGCCCCGCTTCTCGAGAACCTGCTGGGGAGAAAACCACGATATGCTGGAAGGGATTCCAGCGCCAGCCCTGCAGTAGGCACCATGTCGCTACATAAGAGTGAACTGGAGACGTTTCTCCACGTTGCCTTTTACTCAAAAGCCTAG
- a CDS encoding flavin reductase family protein — protein MGSMVFLLPLWGIVFREHAMEIDFKSVTALERYQFLTHTVVPRPIAWVTTVNSEGKVNAAPFSFFNVFGSNPAVVALGIGTRRDNSPKDTVRNISNNGEFVINMVTEKLAKKMVQTSFEYAHGKSELEAVGLSAAPSISVAPPRIAESPVHLECRRLSIQEIGVNRLILGTVVHGGVDDEFYDTDSERILTDKIGPVGRMHGPAGYTRTHDLFEIKRP, from the coding sequence ATGGGTTCCATGGTTTTCCTGTTGCCGCTTTGGGGAATCGTCTTCAGAGAGCATGCTATGGAAATCGATTTTAAATCTGTAACCGCTTTAGAGCGCTACCAGTTTTTGACCCACACAGTGGTACCGCGTCCGATCGCCTGGGTGACAACCGTAAATTCCGAAGGGAAGGTGAATGCGGCTCCCTTCAGTTTCTTCAATGTTTTTGGGTCGAACCCAGCGGTGGTGGCCTTGGGAATTGGAACGAGAAGGGATAACTCGCCGAAGGACACGGTGCGGAATATTTCCAACAATGGCGAATTTGTTATCAATATGGTGACGGAGAAACTGGCCAAAAAAATGGTGCAGACTTCCTTTGAATATGCTCACGGTAAAAGCGAATTGGAGGCGGTGGGGCTTTCGGCCGCTCCCTCTATCTCAGTCGCTCCTCCGCGAATAGCGGAGTCACCCGTTCATCTGGAGTGCCGGAGACTTTCAATCCAGGAAATTGGGGTCAATCGACTCATTTTGGGAACCGTGGTTCATGGAGGGGTAGACGATGAATTCTATGATACCGACTCCGAGCGGATTTTGACTGATAAAATTGGACCGGTTGGCCGCATGCATGGACCGGCTGGCTATACGCGAACGCATGACCTGTTCGAAATAAAAAGACCTTAG
- a CDS encoding TatD family hydrolase, which produces MQNNSIVYDDAHCHLQDARLAPWLDESRDSLDASEIRRRVVNGTQPSDWERVLFLGNEFESVIPSIGLHPWYVNTVGGNWKAAFEKHIDTGKCAVGEIGLDRWIENYDTEAQKDAFLFQFRRAREAELPVSIHCLRAWGLLLELLEKEGPYETGFLLHSYGGPREMIESFVALGARFSFSGYFAGKGKRKKRDAFLAVPWDRLLIETDAPDMLGPEPLRAESTYDSEGEAINSPNNLIKIYDFVAKMRGVAVEKLTAIVDANFRTLFRLWEN; this is translated from the coding sequence GTGCAAAATAATTCGATAGTCTACGATGATGCCCATTGCCATTTGCAGGATGCTCGATTGGCACCATGGCTTGACGAGAGTCGCGATTCGCTAGATGCCAGCGAAATCCGAAGAAGGGTTGTGAATGGTACGCAGCCGAGCGATTGGGAGCGCGTTTTGTTTTTAGGAAACGAATTTGAAAGCGTGATACCTTCAATTGGTCTACATCCTTGGTATGTGAATACAGTGGGAGGAAATTGGAAGGCTGCGTTTGAAAAACATATTGACACAGGAAAATGCGCGGTCGGCGAAATTGGGCTTGATCGATGGATTGAGAATTATGATACGGAAGCTCAAAAGGATGCGTTTCTTTTTCAATTTAGGCGGGCTCGGGAGGCGGAATTACCCGTTTCCATTCATTGTTTACGAGCTTGGGGGCTCCTCTTGGAACTGCTGGAAAAGGAAGGCCCTTACGAGACCGGATTTCTGCTGCACTCGTATGGGGGGCCGAGGGAAATGATTGAATCTTTCGTTGCTCTTGGAGCACGTTTTTCCTTTTCAGGCTACTTCGCGGGTAAGGGTAAACGAAAAAAGCGGGACGCCTTTCTGGCTGTGCCCTGGGATCGATTGCTGATCGAGACGGACGCTCCTGACATGCTGGGACCGGAACCGCTTCGGGCTGAATCGACTTACGACTCTGAGGGAGAGGCGATCAACTCACCGAACAATCTCATCAAAATATACGATTTCGTGGCCAAGATGAGAGGAGTCGCGGTGGAAAAACTGACTGCAATCGTTGACGCAAACTTTAGGACGCTGTTCAGACTATGGGAAAACTAG
- a CDS encoding LptF/LptG family permease — protein MNLIHRYIFKGAFVTSMGAVAMFAFLLLMGAVVKDMLDLLAEGHMTIPIFLRLIQLRFPDLLVYALPVGLLTGILLTMGRLSAQNEVTALRSAGVSIFRLSSSVIVFAILGTMASLVVNFYYGPRAMASFRQEKEAIIQKNPLSFIQEKTFVRGFSGLVIYVGDKNGDELNDLWIWQLDDENRVKQFIRAESGEVRYNQDQNTLVLVPYRGSFEARDPEAPEDFRKVRTALSFETTSLVLPLDEIFGKVTFQKKLKWMTFQELQGVESDALAKMSSSNPEIREAGEERYHKAKMAFHEKFAMGFSVISFAMIGVPLGIRSSRQETSANLFLAMGLALGYYIMMMSISWMDGLHQYRPDLLFWIPNFIYQGIGCWLFIRNDRGRKLKDGQAGSPTEKAKK, from the coding sequence GTGAACTTGATTCATCGGTATATCTTTAAAGGGGCGTTTGTGACGAGTATGGGTGCGGTAGCCATGTTCGCGTTTTTGCTTCTTATGGGGGCCGTGGTGAAGGACATGCTCGATCTGCTAGCGGAAGGGCATATGACGATCCCGATTTTCCTACGGTTAATCCAATTGCGTTTTCCTGATTTGCTGGTATATGCATTGCCAGTTGGGCTTTTGACGGGGATACTGCTGACAATGGGAAGGCTGTCCGCTCAGAATGAGGTGACGGCGCTCCGATCGGCCGGGGTAAGTATTTTCAGGCTCTCGAGTTCTGTAATTGTTTTTGCAATACTGGGAACGATGGCTTCCTTGGTGGTGAATTTCTATTACGGGCCAAGAGCGATGGCTTCCTTCCGACAGGAGAAAGAGGCGATTATCCAGAAAAACCCACTCAGCTTTATCCAGGAGAAGACATTTGTCAGAGGTTTTTCAGGTCTCGTTATTTATGTAGGGGACAAGAATGGCGATGAGCTCAACGACCTTTGGATTTGGCAGTTAGATGACGAAAACAGGGTCAAGCAGTTCATCCGGGCGGAGTCCGGGGAGGTGCGATACAATCAAGATCAGAATACACTGGTGCTGGTTCCCTACCGGGGGTCGTTTGAAGCCCGTGATCCGGAGGCGCCAGAAGATTTCCGGAAAGTCCGCACTGCGCTGTCTTTCGAAACGACTAGTTTGGTGCTGCCGCTGGACGAGATATTCGGGAAGGTAACCTTCCAGAAAAAACTGAAATGGATGACCTTCCAAGAGCTGCAAGGTGTCGAGTCGGATGCGCTGGCAAAGATGAGTTCCAGCAATCCGGAAATTCGAGAAGCAGGCGAGGAGCGCTACCACAAAGCGAAGATGGCTTTCCACGAGAAATTTGCTATGGGTTTCTCGGTCATCTCGTTTGCTATGATCGGAGTTCCGCTAGGTATAAGGAGCTCCCGGCAAGAGACTTCGGCCAACTTGTTTCTGGCGATGGGTCTGGCGTTGGGATATTATATTATGATGATGTCGATCAGTTGGATGGATGGCCTGCACCAGTATCGGCCCGATTTGCTTTTCTGGATACCGAATTTTATTTATCAGGGGATTGGTTGCTGGCTCTTCATTAGAAACGATCGAGGCAGGAAATTGAAGGACGGACAGGCGGGCTCACCCACAGAAAAAGCCAAGAAATAG
- a CDS encoding translation initiation factor, whose protein sequence is MGKKSKKIAVEGSSNELNVSPFGVLDSIGLPENSVPSDPFEVEKTQEPSEQKKKKRRGRVDVVRQRSAGSGGWSTIAKNFLGISVEEKNFLKKTMQKRCGVGGTLKNGAIEIQGDKREEMRDILESAGFRVVFAGG, encoded by the coding sequence ATGGGTAAGAAGAGCAAAAAGATCGCGGTAGAAGGTTCGAGCAACGAACTGAATGTGAGTCCCTTTGGGGTGTTGGATTCGATTGGGCTTCCGGAAAACTCCGTTCCTTCGGACCCATTTGAAGTCGAAAAGACTCAAGAGCCGAGCGAGCAAAAGAAGAAGAAGAGGCGAGGTCGAGTAGACGTGGTGCGGCAACGTTCGGCGGGGAGTGGCGGTTGGTCAACGATCGCCAAGAATTTCTTGGGAATTTCAGTCGAGGAAAAGAACTTCCTCAAGAAGACCATGCAAAAACGCTGCGGTGTTGGGGGCACCCTGAAGAACGGTGCCATAGAGATCCAAGGAGATAAGCGAGAGGAGATGCGAGACATTCTGGAGTCCGCCGGTTTTCGGGTCGTGTTCGCTGGAGGTTGA